A genomic stretch from Centroberyx gerrardi isolate f3 chromosome 10, fCenGer3.hap1.cur.20231027, whole genome shotgun sequence includes:
- the rpe gene encoding ribulose-phosphate 3-epimerase isoform X1: protein MAYSAKIGPSILNSDLSCLGSECVRLMECGADYLHLDVMDGHFVPNLTFGHPMVDSLRKSLGQDPFFDMHMMVSRPEQWVKPMAAAGANQYTFHIEATTNPGNLIKEIKESGMKVGVAIKPGTTVEELAPWANQIDMALVMTVEPGFGGQKFMEDMMPKVSWLRSQFPSLDIEVDGGVGPDTIHKCAEAGANMIVSGSAVIGSDDPRSVIALLRTVVAEAIQKRSLDR from the exons atggcttaCAGTGCGAAGATCGGCCCGTCCATCCTGAACAGCGACCTGTCCTGCCTGGGCAGCGAGTGTGTGCGGTTGATGGAGTGCGGGGCAGATTACCTGCACCTCGATGTTATGGATGG GCATTTTGTCCCCAACCTCACATTTGGCCATCCCATGGTAGACAGCCTAAGGAAGTCTCTAGGCCAAGATCCTTTCTTTG ACATGCACATGATGGTGTCCCGGCCGGAGCAGTGGGTGAAGCCCATGGCTGCAGCAGGAGCCAACCAGTACACATTCCACATAGAAGCCACCACCAACCCTGGGAACCTGATCAAGGAAATAAAAGAGAGCGGCATGAag GTTGGCGTGGCCATAAAGCCTGGCACTACGGTTGAGGAGCTGGCACCGTGGGCGAACCAGATCGACATGGCCCTGGTCATGACTGTTGAGCCCGGCTTTGGAGGACAGAAGTTCATGGAGGACATGATGCCCAAG gTGAGCTGGCTGAGGAGCCAGTTCCCCTCGCTGGACATCGAAGTCGATGGAGGCGTCGGCCCTGACACCATTCACAAGTGTGCCGAG GCGGGAGCCAACATGATCGTGTCGGGCAGCGCTGTGATAGGCAGCGACGACCCCCGCTCCGTCATCGCTCTCCTGCGCACCGTGGTGGCCGAGGCAATCCAGAAACGCTCGCTAGACCGCTGA
- the rpe gene encoding ribulose-phosphate 3-epimerase isoform X2 yields the protein MLWMDMHMMVSRPEQWVKPMAAAGANQYTFHIEATTNPGNLIKEIKESGMKVGVAIKPGTTVEELAPWANQIDMALVMTVEPGFGGQKFMEDMMPKVSWLRSQFPSLDIEVDGGVGPDTIHKCAEAGANMIVSGSAVIGSDDPRSVIALLRTVVAEAIQKRSLDR from the exons ATGTTATGGATGG ACATGCACATGATGGTGTCCCGGCCGGAGCAGTGGGTGAAGCCCATGGCTGCAGCAGGAGCCAACCAGTACACATTCCACATAGAAGCCACCACCAACCCTGGGAACCTGATCAAGGAAATAAAAGAGAGCGGCATGAag GTTGGCGTGGCCATAAAGCCTGGCACTACGGTTGAGGAGCTGGCACCGTGGGCGAACCAGATCGACATGGCCCTGGTCATGACTGTTGAGCCCGGCTTTGGAGGACAGAAGTTCATGGAGGACATGATGCCCAAG gTGAGCTGGCTGAGGAGCCAGTTCCCCTCGCTGGACATCGAAGTCGATGGAGGCGTCGGCCCTGACACCATTCACAAGTGTGCCGAG GCGGGAGCCAACATGATCGTGTCGGGCAGCGCTGTGATAGGCAGCGACGACCCCCGCTCCGTCATCGCTCTCCTGCGCACCGTGGTGGCCGAGGCAATCCAGAAACGCTCGCTAGACCGCTGA